The DNA region ATCGGCCCGTTGTCGCCGCGCAGATGGCGGCGCCAGGCGGCCAGCGCCTGCAGGATCGCCGGGCAGGCTTTGCCGTCCCGCTGATTGTCGGCCAGCGTTTCCAACCAGCGCTGGGGGATTTTCTGGCTGCCGTCCATCGCGATCTGGATCAGCCGGTGGTTGAGCGCCGGGTTGGCGAAACGGGCGAGCAGCGCGGTCGCATAGGCGCCGAGATCCTGGTTCGGCGCGGCGGCGATAGTGGGCGCGGCCTCCTGGCGCATCAGCGCTTCGACCAGCGGGCGGATCGCGGGATCATCGACCGCTTCGTGGACGAAGCTGTGGCCGTTTTGCAGGCCGAGATAGGCGAGCGCCGAATGTGCGCCGTTTAACATCCGCAGCTTGGCCATTTCATAGGGGGCGACGTCAGCCACCAGCTCCGCGCCGACAGCGTCCCAGCGCGGGCGGGGACCGGCGAAGCGATCCTCGATCACCCATTGGCTGAACGGTTCGGTGACGACCGCGCCCCGATCTTCCAGCCCGATCGCCGCTTGCACCGCGGCGCGATCGGCATCGGTTGTGGCCGGCACGATGCGGTCGACCATCGCACAGGGGAAGCGGCATTGCCGATCGATCCAGGCAGACAGCACCGGATTGCGCGCATCGACATAGGCGCGCACCAGCTGCTCCAGCTGGCGGCCATTATGCGCCAGATTGTCGCAGGACAGCAGGGTGAGGCCGGGCAGGCCGCGCTCGGCGCGCTGCTGCAAGCCCCGTTCGATGAACGGGTAGATGCTGCCGTCATCGGCAAGCGCGAGGTCGAGCGATCCGTCCGCCGCGCGGCAATAGCCTTTTTCGGTGACCGTGAAGGTGAGGATATGCGTGTCCGGCGCGGCGATGGCAGCGATGACGGCGTCCGGATCGTCGCTGGCGACCAGCACCTGGCGCACGGAGCGTATCAGTTGCGTCGCCCGGCCATCCGCGCTGCAACGGGTCAGCGTATAGAGGCCGTCCTGGGGGTTGAGCTGGCGTGCGACCCCTGCTGAGCGGAGCGACACGCCGATAATGCCCCAATCCCTGTCGCCCTGCGCCATCGCGCGGTCGGTGTACCAGGCCTGATGCGCGCGGTGGAACGCGCCGATGCCGAAATGCACGATCCCGCACGCCTGCGCATCGCGATCATAATCCGCCTGCGCGAGCGCGGCGGGCAGGCGGTCGAGCGTCCGGTTGGACAGAAGCGGACTGTCGCTCACAGCTTATAGGCCTTCTTCACCAGATTATAGGTCAGGTCTTGGGCGAGGTCGGCCGCTTCCCACTCCGCGATGCGATGTTCGACCACCAGTTGCGCCAGGAAGCCGCAATCGATCCGCCGGGCCACGTCATGCCGCGCGGGAATCGACAGCAATGCGCGGGTATCGTCGTTGAAGCCGACCGTATTGTAGAAGCCCGCCGTTTCGGTCGTCATATGGCGGAACCGGCGCATCCCTTCCGGACTGTCGTGGAACCACCAGGCCGGGCCGAGTTTGAGGCAAGGATAATGGCCCGCCAGCGGCGCGAGTTCGCGCGCATAGACGCTTTCGTCCAGGGTGAAGAGGATGATCGACAGCCGGGGATCGTTGCCGAACCGGTCGAGCAGGGGTTTCAAATTGGCGACGAACTCGGTCCGCATCGGAATGTCTGCCCCCTTGTCGCGACCGAAACGTTCGAACAGGCGCGCATTATGGTTGCGGAAGGAGCCGGGATGGATCTGCATGACCAGCCCGTCGTCCACGCTCATCGCGGCCATTTCCGTCAGCATTTGCGCGCGGAACAGTTCGGCGTCCTGCGGGGAGAAGCGACCCGAGCAGATGGTTTCGAACAGCGCGCGCGCTTCCGCTTCTGCAAGGTCGGCGGTGCGCGGCGTGGGATGGCCATGGTCGGTGGAGGTCGCGCCCATCTCCGCAAAGAAGGCGCGGCGCTGGCGATGGGCGGCGAGATAGCCGGACCAGGTGAAGCAATCTTCGCCCGTCAGGTCGGAAAAGAGGCCGAGATTGGTGGCGAAACCCTCGAACTCCGGGTCGATCACCGGGTCGGGGCGATAGGCGGTGATGACCCGCCCCTGCCACCCGCCCGCACGCGCATTTTCCGCGCGGATGACGGCATGATGCTTTAGCGTGTCGAGCGGGCTTTCGGTCGTTGCGATCAGTTCGATGCCATGGCGGTCGAACAGCGACCGGGGCCGCAACGCATCGGTCGCCAGCATTTCGGTGATCGTGTCGTAATAGAGGTCGCTAGTAGCCTCGTTCAGGGCGATCCCCATGCCGAACACTTGCGCAAACACCCAGTCGAGCCACATGCGCGAGGGCGTGCCCCGGAACAGATGATAATGTTGCGCCAGCAGCCGCCAGGCTTCCCGCGGGTCTGCTTGTGGGTTGCGCACGCCCAGCGCGTCGAGCGGCACGCCCTGCGAATAGAGCATCCGGAAGAGATAATGATCGGGCGTCAGCAGCAGATCGCTGGCATTGGCGAAGCGGGCGTTGTTCGCAAACCAGGACGGATCGGTATGACCATGGGGGCTGACGATCGGCAGGCTTTTGACGCTGTCGTAGAGCGTCCTGGCGATCGCCCGCGTGGCGGGGTCGGCGGGCAGCAGCCGGTCGGGATGCAATTCCAGAACATGCGTGGTCATAGGTGGCGTCCAGATCCCCAGAAAATGTCTCGCCCTAATAGCGGAACCCGATAAAGCTTCAAGTCATCTGATCTATTGTCATAAAGAGGTAAGTCCAATATGAGGGCGTCAACATCAGGCGTGGCGCCTGCATCCATGAGGGGAGATCGTCAGTGAAGATCATATCGGCCAAGGTCATCGTCACCTGTCCGGGGCGGAATTTCGTCACGCTCAAGATCATGACCGACCAGGGCGTCTATGGCATTGGCGATGCGACCATGAACGGCCGCGAAAAGGCGGTCGTCGCCTATCTGGAGGATCATGTCGTCCCCTGCCTGATCGGCATGGACCCGCGCCGGATCGAGGATATCTGGCAATATCTCTATCGTGGGGCGTACTGGCGTCGCGGGCCGGTGACGATGCGCGCGATCGCGGCGGTCGATGTGGCGCTGTGGGACATCAAGGCGAAGATGGCCAACATGCCGCTCTACCAGTTGCTGGGCGGTCGCAGCCGCGACGGCATCATGGTCTATGGTCATGCCAATGGCAGCGATATCGCCGAAACCGTCGATGCGGTGGGGCAATATATCGATCTTGGCTACAAGGCCATTCGCGCGCAGACCGGCGTGCCGGGCATCAAGGACGCTTATGGTGTGGGCCGGGGCAAGCTGTTCTACGAACCGGCGGACGCGGCGCTGCCGTCTGTCACCGGCTGGGACACCCGCAAGGCGCTCAACTATGTGCCTAAGCTGTTCGAAACGCTGCGCGACACCTATGGCTTTGGCCCGCATCTGCTGCATGACGGCCATCATCGCTATACCCCGCAGGAGGCCGCGAATCTCGCCAAGATGCTGGAACCCTATCAGCTGTTCTGGTTGGAAGACGTGACCCCGGCGGAAAATCAGGAAGCGTTCAAGCTGATCCGCCAGCACAGCGTCACGCCGCTGGCCGTGGGCGAGATTTTCAACACGATCTGGGACGCGAAGGATCTGATCCAGAACCAGCTGATCGATTATATCCGCTGCACCATCGTCAGCGCAGGCGGCGTCACGCATCTGCGCCGCATCGCCGATCTGGCCGCCCTCTACCAGGTGCGCACCGGCAGCCATGGCGCGACCGACCTGTCGCCCGTGACCATGGGCACTGCGCTGCATTTCGACACATGGGTGCCCAATTTCGGTATCCAGGAATATATGCGGCATACCGAGGAAACCGACGCCGTCTTCCCGCACGACTATCATTTCGAGGCGGGCGAGCTGTTCTGCGGCGAGACGCCCGGCCATGGCGTGGACATCGACGAAGCGCTGGCCGCCAAATATCCCTACAAGCCCGCCTATCTGCCGGTCGCGCGGCTGGAAGACGGGACGATGTGGAACTGGTAACGGGCGCGCCTGCGCGATTGGTAAGACGACTTGCGGGCGGCCCTGCCTTGTGACATGCCATCAGCATGGCAGAACGGTTGAAACTATATCAGCGCGTCGCGCTTGAAATCGAGCGCGGCATTCGGGAGGGCGTGCATCAGCCCGGCTCCCGGCTGCCGCCCGAACGCGACCTGGCCGAACAGTTCAGCGTCAGCCGCCCGACCATCCGCGAAGCGATCATCGCGCTGGAAATCCGCCAGCTGGTCGAAGTGCGTCACGGCTCCGGCGTCTATGTCGTGGCTGCGCCATCCAATGATCGCGCGGCGGCGGAACTGAATGTCGGCGCCTTCGAACTTATCGAAGCGCGCCTGATGTTCGAAGGCGAAGCGGCCGCCCTGGCCGCCGCCGTGATGACGCAGGAGGAACTGGCGCAGCTCAAGGCGATATTGGATCGCATGGAGTTGGTGGACCCGGCATCGCCCATGGAACTGGCGCTGGATCGGGAATTTCACCTGGCGATCGCACAGGGCACCCGCAATAGCCTGGTCGAACAGTCGATCGAGCATTTCTGGGATTTGCGGGAATCCTCGCCGCTGTGCCGCCATATGTTCGAGCAGGCGCGCCAGGGCGGCATCAATCCCAGGCCCGACGAACATCGCCGCATCTGCGATGCCCTTGCAGCGCGCGACAGTGATCTGGCGCGCGCGGCGATGCGCGATCACCTGACGCGCGTGTCGGAGGATCTGCTAGCGGTCACCGAACTGGAACTGATCGAACAGGCCAAGAAGGAAATCGGCAATAAGAGGCGGCGACTCGCCAGCGGCGGCGTGACGGCCTGACCATCTGCGGCTTGGCAGCCACGACAGTCGCCCGGTGCGAACCCCGCCATGGTGAAATGGCGAGGTTCCTGCCGCCTCAAGCGTCCTGCAACAGCTTCGCGCCGCGCTGCACCGTCATGCGGTGCGTGCCCGCCAGGTCGGTCGTGCGGGTGCGGATGTCCTTCATGAAGTGCCAGGAACCGGCGACCTGCTGCGGCGTCACTTCCAGCGAGACATAGCCGCGCTGGCTGGTGTCGCAAAAGGCCATGCCCGGATTGACCGCGCGCAGGGCGCGGGCGATGTCGGCGGGCGGCACGCCCTTGGCATAGGCTTCGAAGCCCGGCGAGGTGACGCTGTGACCGGCGAACTCCACGCCGACCCGGTCCTTGCCGCCGCCCTGGCCGGGGCCGCGCTCGCCCAGATTATAGCCCCAGGCATTGTGGCTGTCGCCCGACAGGACGACCAGGTCGGCGTCGGCCGCGAGTGCGGCATCGTACAGGCGGTTGCGCGCCGCCGGATAACCGTCCCAGCTGTCCATATTATAGGGCAGGCCCGCCTGCGACGCGGCGACCGCACCGGCCAGCGTCTTGCGCACGATCTCCGGCGCATTGGCGGGCACCCAATCGGCCGCGTTGGTCGGGAAGCGACCGTAGCCCATGATCACCTGCTGGGCCAGGATCTGCCAGGCTGTGCCCTCTTTCCTGGATTTGCCCAAGCCGTCGTAGAGCCATTGTTCCTGCTCCGCGCCCATCAGCGTGCGGTCCTTCGCGCTCCAGGGGCCGTCGCGAAAGTCCACCAGCGCCTTGGCAAGGTCGCTGCGCCCGGCGACTGCTTCGCTCACGCTCAACTGCTTGTTGCGCGCGGTGATGCGGGTTTCGGGGCGAAAAATGGTCGCCAGCGTGCCGATCTGGAAACTGTCGTAATGGGCGTCGGATACGGGCATCCATTCGCGATAGACCTTCTCCGCCGCCGCCTTGCGCACGGACCATTCGCCTTCCTTGTCGGGCTGATGATTTTCTGCGCCGTCCTTATAGGCATCGTTGGCGAGCTCGTGATCGTCCCATTGCGCGATCATCGGGAAGGCGGCGTGCAGCGCCTGAAGATCGGGGTCCAGCCGGTAGGAGGCGTAGCGCAGGCGATAATCGGCCAGCGTCACCATCTCGGTCGCCGGTTCGACGCTCCGGCCGGGCACGGCCTCTTCCAGACTGGGATAATGGCCGCGATCATATTCGTAGAGATAGTCGCCGCAGTGGATGATGAGGTCGATGTCGTCGCGCGCGGCGGCATGCCCATAGGCGTTGAAGAAGCCGAAGGGCATGTTGGAGCAAGAGAAGAGGCCGATGCCGAAGCGGGACACTTCCCCCTGCGGCAGGGTGCGGGTGCGGCCAAGCCGACTGATACGGCCATCGGGCGCGACGAAGCGGTAGAAATACCATTGGCCCGGTTGCAGGCCGGTGACCGTGATCTTCGCTGTGTGATCGGCGTCGGCGC from Sphingobium sp. HWE2-09 includes:
- a CDS encoding mannitol dehydrogenase family protein; translated protein: MSDSPLLSNRTLDRLPAALAQADYDRDAQACGIVHFGIGAFHRAHQAWYTDRAMAQGDRDWGIIGVSLRSAGVARQLNPQDGLYTLTRCSADGRATQLIRSVRQVLVASDDPDAVIAAIAAPDTHILTFTVTEKGYCRAADGSLDLALADDGSIYPFIERGLQQRAERGLPGLTLLSCDNLAHNGRQLEQLVRAYVDARNPVLSAWIDRQCRFPCAMVDRIVPATTDADRAAVQAAIGLEDRGAVVTEPFSQWVIEDRFAGPRPRWDAVGAELVADVAPYEMAKLRMLNGAHSALAYLGLQNGHSFVHEAVDDPAIRPLVEALMRQEAAPTIAAAPNQDLGAYATALLARFANPALNHRLIQIAMDGSQKIPQRWLETLADNQRDGKACPAILQALAAWRRHLRGDNGPMWGTVEDPMREQLAPLAKGDDASFAKALFGKGGLFAASWTATDAAMDQLVAALAR
- a CDS encoding alkaline phosphatase D family protein, which translates into the protein MSLTIDRRLLIKASMLGLGALSIPGAAAILAARGFTHGVASGEPGVDSVLLWTRYVGSGDSKLRAEVATDPAFAKIVSGGDVTARADADHTAKITVTGLQPGQWYFYRFVAPDGRISRLGRTRTLPQGEVSRFGIGLFSCSNMPFGFFNAYGHAAARDDIDLIIHCGDYLYEYDRGHYPSLEEAVPGRSVEPATEMVTLADYRLRYASYRLDPDLQALHAAFPMIAQWDDHELANDAYKDGAENHQPDKEGEWSVRKAAAEKVYREWMPVSDAHYDSFQIGTLATIFRPETRITARNKQLSVSEAVAGRSDLAKALVDFRDGPWSAKDRTLMGAEQEQWLYDGLGKSRKEGTAWQILAQQVIMGYGRFPTNAADWVPANAPEIVRKTLAGAVAASQAGLPYNMDSWDGYPAARNRLYDAALAADADLVVLSGDSHNAWGYNLGERGPGQGGGKDRVGVEFAGHSVTSPGFEAYAKGVPPADIARALRAVNPGMAFCDTSQRGYVSLEVTPQQVAGSWHFMKDIRTRTTDLAGTHRMTVQRGAKLLQDA
- the uxaC gene encoding glucuronate isomerase, with protein sequence MTTHVLELHPDRLLPADPATRAIARTLYDSVKSLPIVSPHGHTDPSWFANNARFANASDLLLTPDHYLFRMLYSQGVPLDALGVRNPQADPREAWRLLAQHYHLFRGTPSRMWLDWVFAQVFGMGIALNEATSDLYYDTITEMLATDALRPRSLFDRHGIELIATTESPLDTLKHHAVIRAENARAGGWQGRVITAYRPDPVIDPEFEGFATNLGLFSDLTGEDCFTWSGYLAAHRQRRAFFAEMGATSTDHGHPTPRTADLAEAEARALFETICSGRFSPQDAELFRAQMLTEMAAMSVDDGLVMQIHPGSFRNHNARLFERFGRDKGADIPMRTEFVANLKPLLDRFGNDPRLSIILFTLDESVYARELAPLAGHYPCLKLGPAWWFHDSPEGMRRFRHMTTETAGFYNTVGFNDDTRALLSIPARHDVARRIDCGFLAQLVVEHRIAEWEAADLAQDLTYNLVKKAYKL
- the manD gene encoding D-mannonate dehydratase ManD; this translates as MKIISAKVIVTCPGRNFVTLKIMTDQGVYGIGDATMNGREKAVVAYLEDHVVPCLIGMDPRRIEDIWQYLYRGAYWRRGPVTMRAIAAVDVALWDIKAKMANMPLYQLLGGRSRDGIMVYGHANGSDIAETVDAVGQYIDLGYKAIRAQTGVPGIKDAYGVGRGKLFYEPADAALPSVTGWDTRKALNYVPKLFETLRDTYGFGPHLLHDGHHRYTPQEAANLAKMLEPYQLFWLEDVTPAENQEAFKLIRQHSVTPLAVGEIFNTIWDAKDLIQNQLIDYIRCTIVSAGGVTHLRRIADLAALYQVRTGSHGATDLSPVTMGTALHFDTWVPNFGIQEYMRHTEETDAVFPHDYHFEAGELFCGETPGHGVDIDEALAAKYPYKPAYLPVARLEDGTMWNW
- a CDS encoding FadR/GntR family transcriptional regulator, translating into MAERLKLYQRVALEIERGIREGVHQPGSRLPPERDLAEQFSVSRPTIREAIIALEIRQLVEVRHGSGVYVVAAPSNDRAAAELNVGAFELIEARLMFEGEAAALAAAVMTQEELAQLKAILDRMELVDPASPMELALDREFHLAIAQGTRNSLVEQSIEHFWDLRESSPLCRHMFEQARQGGINPRPDEHRRICDALAARDSDLARAAMRDHLTRVSEDLLAVTELELIEQAKKEIGNKRRRLASGGVTA